A window of Sebastes umbrosus isolate fSebUmb1 chromosome 3, fSebUmb1.pri, whole genome shotgun sequence contains these coding sequences:
- the atg4da gene encoding cysteine protease ATG4D: protein MNSVSPSAVQYVGGVMQDELVESRRQQPLERQGSFGPRLPQTPDPGREATGEPDEMDKLKAKLMSAWNNVKYGWTVKSKTSFNKTSPVTVLGHSYLLNSEDEVERFRLAFVSRIWLTYRREFPQLEGSTWTTDCGWGCMLRSGQMLLAQGLLVHLMPRDWAWPDAQQLTEVDFEVFRPRSPARAVGVPIPSFGSPRGSNTPEKSLTSDQAPKCSQKKRPESVRDRQAEPIHHKLVTWFGDQPPAPFGLHQLVEIGKSSGKKAGDWYGPSIVAHIVRKAVARTSVLHNLAVYVAQDCTVYKEDVVNLCDLSLSQTPPDPSSQAWKSVIILVPVRLGGEALNPSYIECVKNILKLDCCIGIIGGKPKHSLYFVGFQDEQLLYLDPHYCQPVVDVSQANFSLESFHCCSPKKMPFNRMDPSCTIGFYAKNKKDFESLCSAVSVALSSSTEKYPIFTFVEGQGQDYGLEGHSSNHSGSAAHILPPGRLGRSNNRRNSDEFVFL from the exons ATGAACTCCGTTTCCCCCAGTGCAGTACAGTACGTAGGGGGAGTGATGCAGGATGAGCTGGTGGAGAGCCGGCGGCAGCAGCCCCTGGAGCGGCAGGGCAGCTTCGGTCCCAGGCTGCCACAGACTCCAGATCCCGGCAGAGAGGCAACCGGAGAGCCTGACGAGATGGACAAACTGAAAGCCAAACTGATGTCGGCATGGAACAACGTCAAATATG GTTGGACTGTTAAGTCTAAAACCTCCTTCAACAAGACATCGCCAGTCACTGTCCTGGGACACTCCTATCTGCTCAATAGTGAGG ACGAGGTGGAGCGGTTTCGTCTGGCTTTTGTGTCCAGGATTTGGCTGACCTACAGGAGGGAGTTCCCTCAACTGGAGGGCTCCACCTGGACCACAGACTGTGGATGGGGCTGCATGCTGCGCAGTGGGCAGATGCTGCTGGCACAGGGGCTCCTGGTCCATTTGATGCCCAGAG ATTGGGCTTGGCCAGATGCTCAGCAGCTAACGGAGGTGGACTTCGAGGTGTTCAGACCGCGCTCCCCGGCCCGGGCTGTAGGGGTCCCCATCCCCTCCTTTGGCTCTCCACGTGGATCCAACACCCCAGAAAAGTCTCTGACGAGTGATCAGGCCCCCAAATGCAGCCAGAAGAAGAGACCTGAGTCTGTAAGGGACAGGCAGGCAGAGCCCATCCACCACAAGCTGGTCACATGGTTCGGGGATCAGCCCCCAGCACCTTTTGGGCTTCACCAGCTGGTGGAAATCGGCAAAAGTTCAGGGAAGAAGGCTGGTGACTGGTATGGGCCCTCTATAGTGGCACACATAGTACG aaaagcGGTAGCCAGAACCTCTGTGCTCCACAACCTGGCTGTATATGTGGCTCAGGACTGTACAG TGTACAAAGAGGACGTGGTGAATCTATGTGACCTGTCACTAAGCCAGACTCCCCCCGATCCGTCCAGCCAAGCCTGGAAGTCTGTCATCATACTGGTGCCTGTACGGCTGGGAGGGGAGGCCCTCAACCCGTCCTACATCGAATGTGTCAAG AACATCCTGAAGCTGGATTGTTGTATTGGCATCATCGGAGGCAAACCGAAGCATTCACTTTACTTCGTTGGCTTCCAAG ACGAGCAGCTGCTATATCTGGACCCTCACTACTGCCAACCTGTGGTGGATGTCTCACAAGCCAACTTCTCACTGGAG TCGTTCCACTGTTGCTCTCCCAAGAAGATGCCCTTCAACCGCATGGATCCCAGCTGCACCATCGGCTTTTATGCCAAGAACAAGAAGGACTTTGAGTCTCTATGTTCTGCTGTTAGTGTG GCCCTGTCATCATCGACGGAGAAGTACCCCATCTTTACCTTCGTAGAGGGCCAGGGTCAGGATTATGGACTTGAGGGTCACAGCAGCAATCACAGTGGATCCGCAGCCCACATCCTGCCCCCCGGCAGACTGGGCAGGAGTAACAACAGAAGGAACAGTGATGAGTTTGTCTTCCTGTAA